A window of the Fusarium poae strain DAOMC 252244 chromosome 3, whole genome shotgun sequence genome harbors these coding sequences:
- a CDS encoding hypothetical protein (TransMembrane:12 (i29-54o66-88i100-119o125-149i161-182o202-224i334-355o385-405i417-435o447-470i482-507o513-531i)) gives MARSRQMSAANRDASRKERQLPPFPTKQMFVLACCRICEPIAFMSIFPYIYYMIQDFNITDDTNKISVYAGMVTSAFTLAEFSTGVLWGRLSDKIGRKPVLLFGLLGTALSVLVFGFAPSLPVALFARALGGLLNGNIGVLQTTVAELVTVKEHQPRAYTIMPMVWCIGSIVGPMIGGALARPCISYPEIFARGTIWDRYPYLLPNLFSAATVFFGVIIGLLFLDETHSEKKNQRDRGREIGDYIASWFGGVTRCNGRDRSPEKQALLDGKHHVQYLSAAPRPGSAHSEDEALPAYRSQENSPRLSPQADTQSLVDAPLEPVLERKTKTFTKPVIMNIISYGILAFHTMTFDQLFPVFLSTKRPEHPVHDLPFKFTDGFGLETKMIGVIMSVQGLYSLFSNYLIVPPVTRRLGSLRLFRMLAFSYFALYLVTPYLVLLPDSMRMPAIYLLVIWKCTFSTMAYPSNAILLANSAPSKQVLGTINGIAASTASLCRALGPTLSGLLYSWGLQTGYSGLAWWFSGLITIVGAYLSSQITEGGAQEETALPEEDPLLDESLFTDYDEENSV, from the exons ATGGCGAGGAGTCGTCAAATGTCCGCGGCCAACCGCGATGCTAGCCGCAAGGAGAGACAGCTTCCTCCATTTCCCACAAAGCAGATGTTTGTTCTAG CCTGTTGTAGAATATGCGAACCAATCGCATTCATGTCAATCTTCCCTTACATCTACTACATGATCCAGGACTTCAACATCACCGATGACACCAATAAGATTTCAGTATACGCTGGCATGGTGACTTCTGCCTTTACGTTGGCCGAGTTCTCCACTGGTGTTCTTTGGGGACGACTCAGCGACAAGATTGGCCGAAAGCCTGTTCTTCTGTTTGGTTTGCTTGGAACTGCTTTGAGCGTCTTGGTTTTCGGTTTTGCTCCCAGCCTGCCGGTTGCTCTTTTTGCCCGTGCTCTCGGTGGTCTTCTCAATGGTAACATTGGAGTCCTACAGACCACCGTTGCCGAGCTTGTGACTGTCAAGGAACATCAGC CACGTGCTTATACTATCATGCCCATGGTGTGGTGCATTGg ATCTATCGTTGGGCCTATGATTGGAGGAGCTCTCGCTCGACCATGCATCAGCTACCCCGAGATCTTTGCTCGTGGAACCATCTGGGATCGATACCCTTACCTCCTCCCTAACCTTTTCAGCGCCGCCACCGTTTTCTTTGGTGTCATTATCGGACTTCTCTTCCTTGATGAGACCCATtccgagaagaagaaccAGAGAGATCGTGGACGAGAAATTGGAGACTACATCGCCAGCTGGTTCGGTGGTGTCACCAGGTGCAACGGACGAGATCGCTCTCCTGAGAAGCAGGCTCTTCTCGATGGAAAGCACCACGTTCAGTATCTTTCTGCCGCTCCCCGACCTGGCTCTGCTCATTCCGAGGATGAGGCTCTCCCTGCTTATCGAAGCCAGGAGAACTCTCCCCGACTTTCTCCTCAGGCTGACACCCAGTCTCTGGTTGATGCCCCATTGGAGCCTGTTCTCGAGCGCAAGACCAAGACTTTCACCAAGCCTGTCATCATGAACATCATCTCTTACGGTATTCTCGCATT CCACACCATGACTTTTGACCAGCTTTTCCCCGTTTTTCTCAGCACCAAGCGACCCGAGCACCCTGTACACGACCTTCCTTTCAAGTTCACCGATGGATTCGGACTCGAGACTAAGATGATCGGTGTTATCATGTCCGTTCAAGGATTGTACTCACTCTTCTCCAACTACCTCATTGTTCCACCTGTTACCCGACGACTTGGTTCTCTCCGACTTTTCCGAATGCTCGCGTTCTCGTACTTTGCGCTTTACTTGGTCACGCCCTACCTAGTGCTTCTCCCCGACTCCATGAGAATGCCAGCTATCTACCTCCTGGTCATCTGGAAGTGCACCTTCTCCACCATGGCTTACCCCAGCAACGCTATCCTGCTTGCCAACTCAGCGCCCTCTAAGCAGGTTCTTGGCACGATCAACGGTATTGCGGCCTCAACTGCCAGCTTGTGCCGAGCTCTCGGCCCCACCCTGTCTGGCCTGCTGTACTCTTGGGGTCTCCAGACTGGATACTCTGGACTGGCTTGGTGGTTTAGCGGACTTATCACCATTGTTGGAGCTTACCTTAGCTCTCAAATCACTGAGGGGGGTGCTCAGGAGGAGACAGCGCTGCCCGAGGAGGATCCCCTCTTGGACGAAAGTCTTTTCACCGACTACGACGAGGAGAACAGTGTTTAa